The following coding sequences are from one Microcebus murinus isolate Inina chromosome 31, M.murinus_Inina_mat1.0, whole genome shotgun sequence window:
- the LOC142865700 gene encoding uncharacterized protein LOC142865700 yields MNFSSSRFTEIHTEEKPYKCEECGKAFNQFSILTQHKRIHTGEKPYKCYECGKAFTQRIILTLHKRIHMGIKPYKCKECGKSFNQCTHLTQHKRIHSEEKPYKCEECGKAFTWCTNLALHKIIHMGEKPYKCEECGKAFTQFTHLTQHKRMHMGEKPYKCEECGKAFTQCIQLSRHKRIHSGEKPYKCEECGKAFTQCTYLTEHKRIHTGEKPYKCEECGKSFTQSSTLTQHKRIHTGEKPYKCEECGKAFAWCTSLTLHKRIHMGEKPYKCEECGKAFTQCTNLTQHKIIHTGEKPHKCEECGKAFKYSSKLTQHKRTHTGEKPYKCEECGKAFTQCTHLTRHKRIHTGEKP; encoded by the exons aattcacactgaagagaagccctacaaatgtgaagaatgtggcaaagcctttaaccagtttTCAatacttactcaacataaaagaatccacactggagagaaaccctacaaatgttatgaatgtggcaaagcctttacccagcgTATaatccttactctacataaaagaattcatatgggaatcaaaccatacaaatgtaaagaatgtggcaaatcctttaaccagtgcacacaccttactcaacataaaagaatccatagtgaagagaaaccctacaaatgtgaagaatgtggcaaagcctttacctggtgtacaaaccttgctctacataaaataattcatatgggagaaaaaccatacaaatgtgaagaatgtggaaaagcctttacccagtttacacaccttactcaac ataaaagaatgcatatgggagagaaaccatacaaatgtgaagaatgtggcaaagcatttacccagtGCATACAGCTTTCTCGACATAAAAGGatccattctggagagaaaccctacaaatgtgaagaatgtggaaaagcctttacccagtgcacataccttactgaacataaaagaattcatacaggagagaaaccttacaaatgtgaggaatgtggcaaatcctttacccagtcctcaacccttactcaacataaaaggatccatactggagagaaaccctacaaatgtgaagaatgtggcaaagcctttgcctGGTGTACAagccttactctacataaaagaattcatatgggagagaaaccatacaaatgtgaagagtgtggaaaagcctttacccagtgcacaaaccttactcaacataaaataattcatactggagagaagccccacaaatgtgaagaatgtggcaaagcctttaagtactcctcaaaacttactcaacataaaaggacccatactggagagaaaccctacaaatgtgaagaatgtggcaaagcatttacccagtgcacacaccttactcgacataaaagaatccatactggagagaaaccctaa